CAGACCGTCGTTCGAGCGGCGGGCCGTCACGAGCACGAGCGAATCGAATTCGAGCCAGCGGTGCGTCTTGTTCTCGTCGCGCGGCAACTGGCCGGCGCCCTTGTACGTGCGGCGCGAACCATCGCCCCAGATGTTGTAGATCTGGATGCGGCCCGGCTCGATGCGGCTAGCGAAGTGATCGCCGAGTTCATGCACGCCCAGTTCGTGCAGGCGGCGCATCATGTTCGGATACTCGAGCGTGAAGTGCATGTAGTTCGCGAGATGCACGCCGCTGACGATCGTCACTTCGTGACCGGCCGCCGCGAGTTTTTCCGCGAGGCTCGGCGCCATGAAGTACGTGTCGGCATTCAGGATCACAACGCGCTTGCCGATCGCCTTCTTGCCCGACAGCACCTGTTCCGGCGTCAGCTGGTCCGGTTGCGTTGCGTCGGCGCCCGGAATGGGGTCGTGCGTCAGGCAGTTGGTGCCGTCGCCGACCCAGTGCGAACCCGTCGCAATCACGACTTTCTCGGCGCCGTAGTCGAGCACGTCGTCGGCCGTGAGCGGCTTCTGACCGAGCGCGAGCTGGCTATGGCGATTCTTCTTCAGCAGCTTCGTGATCTGCGTTTCGCGATAGTCGCGGTGATAGCCCCATTCGCCGAGGCCCGGCAACGTGACCACGCTATTCAGATGGCCGCCGATCTTCTCCGCCTGGTCGACGAGGTGCACCGTGTAGCCGCGTTGCATCAGCACGCGCGCGCACTCCGAACCCGATGGGCCTGCGCCAACCACGAGCACCGAATCGTTCGAGCCGCATTCGGCGAACTTTTCCGGGTGCCAGCCGCGGCGGTATTCTTCACCGGCTGTCGCGTTCTGCGTGCAGATCATCGGCGGGCCGCCGATTTCCCAGCGCGAAATACAGACGTTGCAGCCGATACACACGCGAATATCGTCGACGCGGCCTTCGTCGATCTTCTTCGGCAGGAACGGATCGGCAATCGACGGACGCGCCGCGCCGATGATGTCGGCGATACCCTTCGTGACGATCTCCGTCATCTTCTCGGGATCGGTGAAGCGGCCGACACCGAGCACGGGCTTCTTCGAGACTTCCTTGATGAAGCGCGTCCACGGCACCTGATGACCCTGCAGATAGAAGCGCGACGGGCCCGCGTCTTCACCCCATTCGGCGATGTCGCCGACGTCGACGTCCCACAGATCGACGAGCGAATCGGCCATCTCGACGAACTTCATGCCGTCCTTCTCGACTTCGATGCCGCCGCTGCCGTACAGCGAATCGACGGCGAAGCGCGTGGCGATCGCGCAATCGCTGCCGACGGCGCGACGCACTTTCTCCAGCGTTTCGAGCCAGAAACGCGCGCGGTTTTCAAGCGAGCCGCCGTAGCCGTCGGTGCGCTTGTTGTAGTACGGCGACAGGAACTGCAGCGGCAGATACGAGTGCGCGCCGTACACATAGACGATGTCGAAACCGGCGTCGCGGGCGCGCAGCGCGGCATCGACATAGAACTGCTGCACGTCGCGGATGTCGTCGAGATCCATCTCCTTGCAGTAGGTCAGCGTCTCGAACTCGGACGCGTACTGGCTCGGACCGCGAGGCGTCGCGCGGCTCTCCATACACGGCGCGTGCGCGCCGCCGTACCACATTTCGATGCCTGCCAGCGCGCCGTATTTGTGCACCTCTTCCGTCATCGCGCGCAGGTTGCGCACGTCGCCTTCGTCCCAGATGCGGGCGGACAGACGGTGCGTGTCGTCGGATTCGGGGTGGATCGAGCAGTACTCGGTGTTCATCGCGCCCCAGCCGCCTTCGGCTTTCATCGAGCGGTGGGCGGCCTGAAAGCCCGGCAGGTTGCTGCCTGCGCCGATGCAGTGCGGAACCTGATAGAAGCGGTTGCGCAGGGTCTTGGGGCCAATCTGGATCGGCTGGAACAGCACGTCATGACGGGGATCGCGGGGCATGGGAAACGTCTCCTTTAATAAGGACTACCGGGACAAAGGCGGGGGCCGGTCATCGACCGTCGAACCCCGGACAGTTCTTGTACTTCGCTCTGCCTTTGTCTTTCTCGTGGTGACGGCACGCGCGCTTTTGTTTGCGCGTGCCGCCGTATCGTGGGTAATGCGATAACGAATGCGGTAAGGACTGCGGGTCAGGCGGCGACGCGGGTGCGCAGGCGCATCGGGTCGTAGAACGGCGTCTTGCTGACGACGCCGCTGAACTTGCCGGCCGCGTCGCGAATCTCGACCTTGGTGCCGAGCGCCGTGTGATACGGCTTCAGGTGCACCATCGCGAGCGATTGCATCAGATAGCGGCTGAAAATCGAACTCGTCACGACGCCGACCTGCTCGTCGCCGATATAGATCGGCGAACCGGCGCTCACAGCCGCGTCGTGCTTGACCACCACGCCTGCCTGCTTCACGCGTTCCTTGCCGCGCGCCGCGAGCAAGGCCTGCTTGCCGACGTAGTCGCCTGCCTTGTCGACGTCGACCATCCAGTCGAGATTCAGCTCCCACGGCGTGGTGTCGCCTTCGGGCATGTCGAACGGATAGAACAGCAGCGCGGCTTCGATGCGTGCGATTTCCAGCGACATCCACGACGCAGGCACGGCGCCGTGCGGCTTGCCCGCTTCGAGAATGCCGTCCCACAGCGCGACGGCGTCGGCGGCGGCGCACGACACTTCGAAGCCCTGTTCACCCGAATAGCCGCCGCGCGACACGATGATCTTGCGGCCGAACAGTTGCGTCTCGACGTGCGCGAAGTAGGGCAGCTTGTTCAGTTCGATGCCGATGTGCGGCTGGAGAATGTCGGTCGAACGCGGACCTTGCAGCGACAGCATGTGAACGTCGAAGTCCTGGCGCCATTCGACGTTGCGCTTGTGCGCGGCGCGTTCGAGCAGCGTCTGCGTGGTGCCGCCGCCATGCGAAAGCCTGAAATGCTGCGGAGCGTCGTAGATCACCATCAGGTCGTCGCAGACGCCGCCGCGCTCGTCGACTTCGGCGGCGAGCCGCGCGGTGCCCGGCTTCATGCGGCTCACGTCGACGGCGCAGATGCTGTCGATCACGGCGGCCGCATCGGGGCCCGACACGCGCACGATGTTGAGCGCGCTGATGTCGTAGAGGCCCGCTGCCGTGCGCACGGCCACCACGTCGTCATACGGATCGCCCGAGTAGTACCAGGGAATCGGCATGTCGTTCCAGGAGTCGCCATCGAGCTTCGAACCGAGCTCGCGATGACGGGCGTTGAGAATGGATTGCCTTGTCATGATGTTTTCCCGAAAGTAGGACCCTTTGCTGGGCAATGACTGCGCGTCTGGTGATGCGAAGGCGGTGATATCGGACGGACTGGGTGCACCAGCGTCGATGAGCGCAAGTCTCTGCCGTTCAATTTCGCCCCACAATCGCCCGGTGGCACTACCTCCCGGTGGGTAGGCGCGGGTACTCCGGCTGCGCCGGCGTGAGAAGAAATCGAAGCCCGCGAGGGCCGATGCGAGACTGTACGTTTGCCGAAAGGCGTCGGTAAAAGAGGCGGGAGCGCCAATGCCGGCGCGGCTCGCGGCTGCGCGAGCGAGGCCTTTGCGAAGCGCGGAATGACGTGGCGGGCAGCGTCGTGCGCGCCAACCATTACTGCCGGGGGACTACCCACACCGAATCATTGATAAGCGTTTTTTGCAGGCCGATGCTACTCCCATGAATGCAACGACGCGAAGGACAGGCAGCGCCTGTCACTCACGCCCACAGCTGAGACTCATGGAGGTGTCGACGGCATGAATGCTTCGAGAACGATCCCCGTGCGAGTCGCACGCGTCGAACCGGTGACGCAGGATGTGCGACGCTTTACGCTCGAATGCGCGAATGGAGGACGGCTTCCCGCGTATTCGGCGGGCAGCCATGTCGTCGTGACGATGCGCGGCAAGGAGCGCGTCTGGCGCAACGCCTATTCGCTCACGACGCCCGCCGGTGCGCGCGACGCGTATCAGATCATGGTGCGGCGCGTGCCCCAGTCGCGCGGCGGTTCGGCCTTCATGCACAGCGAAGTGCGCGAAGGCAGCGAACTCGACATTTCGATGCCGTCGAACTTCTTCCCGATCGCGCGACGCGGCGCGAAGCACGTGATGATCGCGGGCGGCATCGGCCTCACGCCGTTCCTGTCGATGCTGCCCGAGCTGGCGCAGACGGGCGCGCGCGTCGAGATGCATCTGTGCTGCCGTCCTGAAGACGAGGCGTCGTTCGGCGAACTGGTCGCCAATCGTACGACGGGCGGTATCGCCATCTACACCGACCTGTGCGACGCGAACGAGCGCTTCGGCGCGATGCTCGCCGCGCAGCCGGCGGGCACGCATCTCTATACCTGCGGACCGGAAGGCCTGATGAGCGGCGTCGCGAGCACGGCCCGCGCGCTGGGCTGGCCCGCGAGTCATTTCCATCAGGAGAGCTTCGGCGGCGGCTCGCACGGCGCGCCCTTTACGGCCGTGCTCGCGCAAAGCGGGCGCGAGGTCAAGGTGCGCAGCGACGAAAGCCTGCTCGAAGCGCTGGAGCGCGAAGGCGTGGACGCCCCGTACATGTGCCGCGGCGGCGCATGCGGCACCTGCGCGCTCGACGTGCTCGAAGGCGAGCCCGATCATCGCGACTTCTGTCTCGGCGAGGCCGAGCGGGCCACGGGTTGTCAGATGCTGCCCTGTGTGTCGCGTGCGCGGGGCGAACGCCTCGTGCTGAACATCTAACACTAGGGGGACCTCATGGCAATCGACTTCAAGACGGATGAAACCTTCCGCGACACCTTCACGTTTCGCAACAGCGACGAGGCGATCCTGCGTTTTCCGTTTCCGTTCCCCGAAGACGCGTACATGTACTCGATCAATATCGAGCCGCATGTGAAGGAAGGCAACTCGCCCGTGTTCCTGTCGACTTTCGACATCGACGAGCACTACGTGGCCGAGTGCCGCGACCGCGCGCTGACGCTCGAACGCGATCCGTTGCGCTGTCAGGTGCTGGACCACATGGGGCCGGCGCAATGGGACACGCTCGAACTGATCATGGAAAGTCTCGCGGAAGACTACCCCGAGCATTTTTCGCTGACACGTAACGGCGATCAATGGACGTGGATCAACCGTCCGCTCGGTCTCGAACAGACCTTCACGTTCGGCGATGCGAGCACGCTGCCGTGTTCACCGTTCGAATATGTCACGCGTCAGGCGCAGGGCGACTACGTGCTGATCGATCAGCGCGACGACAACCTGTTCATGGACGGCGGCATGGTCACGACCCAGGCGGACTGGTCGCTCGACTTCGATCTCGGCATGAACTTCATGGAATGGCACGGCCCGGTGCCCCTCGCGCATCAGGCAGGCATCTTCGAGCGCGCGCTGAAGTTCCTGCTGCGCCTGCAACTGGGCGCGCCCGTGCGCCGCCTGAACTGGACGATGACGGTGAATCCGCGCCTCGATACGTCGCCTGAGCATTACCACGAATGGGGCCGCGACCGCGCGAGCGTGACGCCGGAGAACGTCGGCGACAAGCTGCATCTGCGCGTGGAATTGCAGACGCTGTTCCGCCTGCCGCGCAGCAACGCAATTCTCTTTTGCGTGCGCTGCTATCTGATCGGTGTCGGCGAACTGGCGCGCGTGCCGAAGTGGGGCAAGCGCCTGCATCGTGTGCTGTCGACGCTGCCGCCGGAGCTTGCCGATTACAAGGGCATCACGCGCTACCGGCAGACGGCCATCGAATACCTTGCGCCGCTCGACGATGGCAGCGCGCTGTCGAAGGGCACGCATCCCGAGGTCGAGCGGCTCGGGGTGGAAGTCGACTAGACGAAGTTTGCGAGGGGCATACGCGTTAAACGATCTACGCCGTTAAACAAGCAAAAAGCAACCACAAAAGCAACCACAAGCTGTTGCAGTGTTTCCTTCCCGCGTTCGCGCCGTCGAGGCGCGGGGCGGGTGCTTTCACGCGGAACGATTCCCACAATCGGTATTCCACCGGAAAAAGGACGACAGTTATGAGTGCGGTTTCCGAAGACTACGTTGCCGAGGCAGCGGACGGTACCTTGCATCGAAAGATCAGCTGGACGGGTGCATTCTGGGTGGCGAGCGGCGTGCCCGCGCTCGTGCTCTTTTCGATCGGCTCGATCGCGGCGACGGTCGGCAAGCTGTCGTGGGCGGTGTGGATCGTCTCGATCGGTCTGGGCTTCATCCAGTCGTTCTCGTATGCCGAGATCGCCGGTCTCTTTCCTCACAAGTCGGGTGGGGCGTCGGTGTACGGCGCGATCGCGTGGGTTCGCTATTCGAAGCTGTTCGCGCCCCTGTCGGTCTGGTGCAACTGGTTCGCGTGGTCGCCCGTGCTGGCGATCGGATCGGGGCTCGCGGCGGGCTACATTCTCTCCGTGCTGTTCCCCGCCGACGCCGCGATCAACACATGGCAGGTCACGCTGGTGAGTCTCGACTGGATCCGTTCGGGCCTGAGCCTGCGGATCAATTCGACCTTCATACTCGGCGCGGTCGTGTTGCTGATCACGTTCGCGATCCAGCACCGCGGCATTCTGAATGCGGCGCGCATCCAGACGATACTCGGCGTGGCCGCACTGGTGCCGCTGATTCTCGTCGGCACGGTGCCGCTCTTCAGTGGTGATCTGCCGCTGCACAATCTGTTTCCGCTCGTGCCGTTCGCGAAGGACAGCGCCGGACAGATCGTCGACGGCACCTGGGATCGCGCAGGCATCACGCTGATGGCGGGCGGGCTGTTCATTGCGGCGTGGTCCACGTACGGTTTCGAAACGGCCGTCTGCTACACGCGTGAATTCCGCGATCCGAAGGTCGATACGTTCAAGGCGATTCTGTATTCCGGGCTTCTGTGCATCTTCGTGTTCACGATCGTGCCGCTGGCGTTCCAGGGCGTGCTGGGTCTCGGCCACATGGTCACGCCCGCCGTCAAGGATGCTGCGGGCAATATCGTCACGCCCGCCGTGTACGACGGCATGCTGTCGCCCGATATCTACAGCGGCATGGGCGTCGCGAAAGCGATGGCGCCGATGATCCACGGCGGCCTGCTGGTCGAGCGCGTGCTGATCGTGATGCTGGTGCTGGCGCTCGTGCTGGCCATCATGACGTCGATGGCGGGTTCGTCGCGCACGCTGTATCAGGCGTCCGTCGACGGCTGGCTGCCGAAGTACCTGTCGCACGTCAACGAACACGGCGCGCCGACCCGCGCGATGTGGACGGACCTGTGCTTCAACCTGGTCCTGCTGTTGATGTCCGACTATGTGTTCGTGCTGGCGATGTCGAATGTCGGCTACATCATCTTCAACTTCCTGAACCTGAATTCAGCGTGGATTCACCGCATGGACCGCCCGGACTGGAGCCGGCCGTTCCGCGCGCCGAACTGGCTGCTCGCGCTCGGTACGCTGTTCTCGTTCGTCAATCTGGCGCTGCTCGGCATGGGTGCGGATATCTGGGGTTCCGGCACGCTGATCTCGGGCCTGTGCTTCGCGGCGCTGATCCTGCCCGTGTTCCTGTTCCGCCACTACGTGACCGACAAGGGGCATTTCCCCGATGCGATGAAGGAAGACATGCAGCTCGTCGGCTCGCAACGCGTCGCGCGGCGCGCAGGCATCCTGCCTTACGTGACGGTCGCGGCGGGCATCATGGTGGTTGCGGTCACGCATAGTCTCGCCATCTACTGAACCTCGGAACCTCGCATCGAATGGATGAAACTACCATGATGTCGACCAACAAGAGCCGGCCCGAGTACGTGCGGCTGGCTCCCGATCTGCACGGCACGCGCCACTGGTTCATCACGAACGGCGCGAGCGCCGAGGATTGCGTCCGCGCGAGCCTCGCGCTCGCCGGGCTCGCGCCGATGGAAGTGTGGGAGGTGCAGGATCCAAAGCGGCACGGCGCGGGTGTCACGTTCCACGAGGCGAGAGAACGCACCTTCGCCGACGACGCCTCACTGTTTGCCGCGCTCGACGAGGCGTTGCGCGATCCCGCCGTGGCGACCGTCGGCCTGCGTCTCTACGTGCTCGGCAGCGAGCCGTTCATCTGGTCGGTCCGGCGCATCGCGGATCATTACGCGCTCGCGTCGGAAGCCGTCCAGGTGCAGCACAGCGGCACGCTGCAGCGCCGCGTCTACTGCATTCACTGTCACGCGTTCAATGATGCCGTGACACGGAACGTCGTGACGTGCAACGGTTGCGGACTGCAACTCCTCGTGCGCGATCATTTTTCACGGCGCCTCGCGGCGTTCATGGGCGTGCAGGCGGATGCCGAAGTAGCCGGCGAACTGCCTGCCATCTCACAGCCCTATCTGTAGTTCGCTGTCGTTCTTCCCACGAGTCTGATCGAGACGCTCATCGCGCTGCTTCCGCGGCGCGGTGAGTACGCGCGCATCGCGGCGTTCTGCGCGATGTCCCGTCACATCACTGCCAGCCAATACAAAGAGACTTCGATGAATGACTTACCTCGCTATGCAGCGCTTATGGCCTTGTGCCTGTGTGGAACCAGCGGAACCAGCTATGCGCAAAGCTCCGTCACGCTCTACGGCGTGCTCGACGACGGCCTGAACTACACCAGCAACGCCGGCGGCCACCATGCTTTCGCGATGGTCAGCGGCGATACGGCCGAAACGAGCTTCGGACTGAAGGGAACGGAAGATCTCGGCGGCGGACTGAGCGCGATCTTCACGCTCGAAAACGGTGTCAACCTGAACAACGGCCAGCTCAACGAAGGCGGCCGGCTGTTCGGGCGGCAAGCCTTCGTCGGCCTGTCGTCGGAACCGGCGGGCACGCTCACGTTCGGGCGGCAATACGACGCAACGATCGACATGTGGAGTCCGTTCACCGCCGCAGGAAGCTCGATCGGCGATCTGGCCGCGCATCCGTTCGATAACGACAACGCGGACTTCGACTTCCGGCTCAACAACTCGGTGAAGTACGTCTCGCCGACACTGGCCGGCTTCCAGCTCGAAGGCGTGTATGGCTTCAGCAACGCGACCAACTTCTCGTCGAACCGCGCGTACAGCGCGGGCGTGACTTACAGTACGGGTCCGTTGTCCGTGGCGGTTGCCTATCTGCATCTGAACGGTGCGGGCAGCGGCACGGACGGCGCCGTGACCTCCGATGCCGTGTTCGTTGCGACGAGGCAGCAGAACATCGACGCGGGCGTGAAATGGACGTTCTCCAACAACGCCAATATTGCGCTCGCGTATTCGCACGTCGACGTCAGGTCGCCCACGGGTAACGGCTACGCGCCGGACATCGGCACGCAGACCTGGACGTCATGGAAATTCGACAACATCGAGGTCAACGGACAGTATTATTTCCAACCCGATCTCTCGCTGATCGGCGCCTACACGTTCACGCACGGCAAGCTCGAATCCACCGCCGGCAGCGACAGCCCGAACTGGCATCAGGTTGCGCTGATGCTGAACTACAGCCTCAGCAAGCGAACCTCGGTCTACGTGCAGGGCGCGTGGCAACACACCAATGCGAATACGGGCACCGATCTCGATGGCGCGCATATCGTCGGGTCGAGCGGGCTGTCGTCGAGCGGAAACCAGGTCGTTGCGCGCCTGGCGATGTCGCACAAGTTCTAGCGCACGCCGGCCCCGCTGGTCGCGCGCGCCTTGTATCCGGCGAGCGCGGAGGGCACGAATGTGAGCACCACGCGCGAGCCCCGTTCGGCCGGTTTCACTTCGAGCCGTCCGCCGAGGCTGCGGGCGCGCTCGCGCATGATCGACAGGCCGAAGTGATGTTCGTCGCCCTCGGTGCGGCTGATGCCGCGGCCGTCGTCGTCGATCGACACGGTCATCGTGTGGCCGTCCGACATCAGTTGCACCTGGGCCGTCGTCGCGCGCGCGTGACGGAGGACATTGGTCAACGCCTCGCGCACGATCTGCGCGACGTGCATTTCCTCGTTGACGGACAGACGCATGCGCGGCACCCGGTTGTCGATCGAGATCTGCACTTCGCTGCGCGAGCCGAACTC
This Paraburkholderia sabiae DNA region includes the following protein-coding sequences:
- a CDS encoding dimethylamine monooxygenase subunit DmmA family protein; the encoded protein is MMSTNKSRPEYVRLAPDLHGTRHWFITNGASAEDCVRASLALAGLAPMEVWEVQDPKRHGAGVTFHEARERTFADDASLFAALDEALRDPAVATVGLRLYVLGSEPFIWSVRRIADHYALASEAVQVQHSGTLQRRVYCIHCHAFNDAVTRNVVTCNGCGLQLLVRDHFSRRLAAFMGVQADAEVAGELPAISQPYL
- a CDS encoding PDR/VanB family oxidoreductase, with the translated sequence MNASRTIPVRVARVEPVTQDVRRFTLECANGGRLPAYSAGSHVVVTMRGKERVWRNAYSLTTPAGARDAYQIMVRRVPQSRGGSAFMHSEVREGSELDISMPSNFFPIARRGAKHVMIAGGIGLTPFLSMLPELAQTGARVEMHLCCRPEDEASFGELVANRTTGGIAIYTDLCDANERFGAMLAAQPAGTHLYTCGPEGLMSGVASTARALGWPASHFHQESFGGGSHGAPFTAVLAQSGREVKVRSDESLLEALEREGVDAPYMCRGGACGTCALDVLEGEPDHRDFCLGEAERATGCQMLPCVSRARGERLVLNI
- a CDS encoding aminomethyltransferase family protein; its protein translation is MTRQSILNARHRELGSKLDGDSWNDMPIPWYYSGDPYDDVVAVRTAAGLYDISALNIVRVSGPDAAAVIDSICAVDVSRMKPGTARLAAEVDERGGVCDDLMVIYDAPQHFRLSHGGGTTQTLLERAAHKRNVEWRQDFDVHMLSLQGPRSTDILQPHIGIELNKLPYFAHVETQLFGRKIIVSRGGYSGEQGFEVSCAAADAVALWDGILEAGKPHGAVPASWMSLEIARIEAALLFYPFDMPEGDTTPWELNLDWMVDVDKAGDYVGKQALLAARGKERVKQAGVVVKHDAAVSAGSPIYIGDEQVGVVTSSIFSRYLMQSLAMVHLKPYHTALGTKVEIRDAAGKFSGVVSKTPFYDPMRLRTRVAA
- a CDS encoding porin, with product MNDLPRYAALMALCLCGTSGTSYAQSSVTLYGVLDDGLNYTSNAGGHHAFAMVSGDTAETSFGLKGTEDLGGGLSAIFTLENGVNLNNGQLNEGGRLFGRQAFVGLSSEPAGTLTFGRQYDATIDMWSPFTAAGSSIGDLAAHPFDNDNADFDFRLNNSVKYVSPTLAGFQLEGVYGFSNATNFSSNRAYSAGVTYSTGPLSVAVAYLHLNGAGSGTDGAVTSDAVFVATRQQNIDAGVKWTFSNNANIALAYSHVDVRSPTGNGYAPDIGTQTWTSWKFDNIEVNGQYYFQPDLSLIGAYTFTHGKLESTAGSDSPNWHQVALMLNYSLSKRTSVYVQGAWQHTNANTGTDLDGAHIVGSSGLSSSGNQVVARLAMSHKF
- a CDS encoding oxidoreductase, with the translated sequence MPRDPRHDVLFQPIQIGPKTLRNRFYQVPHCIGAGSNLPGFQAAHRSMKAEGGWGAMNTEYCSIHPESDDTHRLSARIWDEGDVRNLRAMTEEVHKYGALAGIEMWYGGAHAPCMESRATPRGPSQYASEFETLTYCKEMDLDDIRDVQQFYVDAALRARDAGFDIVYVYGAHSYLPLQFLSPYYNKRTDGYGGSLENRARFWLETLEKVRRAVGSDCAIATRFAVDSLYGSGGIEVEKDGMKFVEMADSLVDLWDVDVGDIAEWGEDAGPSRFYLQGHQVPWTRFIKEVSKKPVLGVGRFTDPEKMTEIVTKGIADIIGAARPSIADPFLPKKIDEGRVDDIRVCIGCNVCISRWEIGGPPMICTQNATAGEEYRRGWHPEKFAECGSNDSVLVVGAGPSGSECARVLMQRGYTVHLVDQAEKIGGHLNSVVTLPGLGEWGYHRDYRETQITKLLKKNRHSQLALGQKPLTADDVLDYGAEKVVIATGSHWVGDGTNCLTHDPIPGADATQPDQLTPEQVLSGKKAIGKRVVILNADTYFMAPSLAEKLAAAGHEVTIVSGVHLANYMHFTLEYPNMMRRLHELGVHELGDHFASRIEPGRIQIYNIWGDGSRRTYKGAGQLPRDENKTHRWLEFDSLVLVTARRSNDGLYRELKARESEWDGKGIKSVYLIGDAEAPRLIADATFTGHRLAREIEEKNAQFPLPYKREVAVWGTPHKPGGTFEIVYKK
- a CDS encoding APC family permease gives rise to the protein MSAVSEDYVAEAADGTLHRKISWTGAFWVASGVPALVLFSIGSIAATVGKLSWAVWIVSIGLGFIQSFSYAEIAGLFPHKSGGASVYGAIAWVRYSKLFAPLSVWCNWFAWSPVLAIGSGLAAGYILSVLFPADAAINTWQVTLVSLDWIRSGLSLRINSTFILGAVVLLITFAIQHRGILNAARIQTILGVAALVPLILVGTVPLFSGDLPLHNLFPLVPFAKDSAGQIVDGTWDRAGITLMAGGLFIAAWSTYGFETAVCYTREFRDPKVDTFKAILYSGLLCIFVFTIVPLAFQGVLGLGHMVTPAVKDAAGNIVTPAVYDGMLSPDIYSGMGVAKAMAPMIHGGLLVERVLIVMLVLALVLAIMTSMAGSSRTLYQASVDGWLPKYLSHVNEHGAPTRAMWTDLCFNLVLLLMSDYVFVLAMSNVGYIIFNFLNLNSAWIHRMDRPDWSRPFRAPNWLLALGTLFSFVNLALLGMGADIWGSGTLISGLCFAALILPVFLFRHYVTDKGHFPDAMKEDMQLVGSQRVARRAGILPYVTVAAGIMVVAVTHSLAIY
- a CDS encoding heme-dependent oxidative N-demethylase family protein, with protein sequence MAIDFKTDETFRDTFTFRNSDEAILRFPFPFPEDAYMYSINIEPHVKEGNSPVFLSTFDIDEHYVAECRDRALTLERDPLRCQVLDHMGPAQWDTLELIMESLAEDYPEHFSLTRNGDQWTWINRPLGLEQTFTFGDASTLPCSPFEYVTRQAQGDYVLIDQRDDNLFMDGGMVTTQADWSLDFDLGMNFMEWHGPVPLAHQAGIFERALKFLLRLQLGAPVRRLNWTMTVNPRLDTSPEHYHEWGRDRASVTPENVGDKLHLRVELQTLFRLPRSNAILFCVRCYLIGVGELARVPKWGKRLHRVLSTLPPELADYKGITRYRQTAIEYLAPLDDGSALSKGTHPEVERLGVEVD